A stretch of Paenibacillus mucilaginosus 3016 DNA encodes these proteins:
- a CDS encoding ArsR/SmtB family transcription factor codes for MLYIKDLKTGLNIFKALGSDIRIEILELLAKNQSLNLNEIATRLKLTNGAITMHIKKLEESGLIEIGTAVGKHGVQKICYLTEEKLIVDLRSKETDNLYEVDIKVGHYSNYQAVPTCGLATKDSIIGDFDEPRYFADPQRIDSEIIWLSEGFLEYRIPNYLKPNQDFAEIQLSMELSSEAPGYNNNYPSDIYFYLNDMELGSWTSPGDFGDVRGTFNPDWWPPHLNQYGMLKLIRINEEGSYIDGCRISDVKLSDINLDYKSDLNFRIEVGEKSKNKRGMTIYGKNFGNYNQDLLVRVMYTERDID; via the coding sequence ATGCTCTACATCAAGGATCTAAAGACAGGCTTAAACATATTCAAAGCCTTGGGGTCTGATATCCGGATCGAAATTCTCGAACTCCTCGCCAAAAATCAGAGTCTCAATCTCAACGAAATTGCTACCCGGCTGAAGCTGACGAACGGTGCCATCACCATGCACATTAAGAAGCTTGAAGAAAGCGGACTGATCGAGATCGGCACGGCCGTCGGCAAGCATGGCGTCCAGAAGATCTGCTATCTCACCGAAGAGAAGCTCATCGTCGATCTCCGCAGCAAGGAAACCGACAATCTCTATGAGGTGGATATCAAGGTCGGGCATTACAGCAACTACCAGGCCGTGCCTACCTGTGGTCTGGCGACCAAGGACAGCATCATCGGCGATTTCGACGAGCCGCGCTATTTTGCCGATCCGCAGCGGATCGATTCGGAGATCATCTGGCTCTCCGAGGGCTTCCTGGAATATCGCATTCCGAATTACCTGAAGCCGAACCAGGATTTCGCCGAAATTCAGCTGTCGATGGAACTGAGCTCCGAGGCGCCGGGCTATAATAACAATTATCCTTCTGACATTTATTTCTATCTGAATGACATGGAACTTGGCTCTTGGACCAGTCCCGGCGACTTCGGCGATGTGCGCGGTACCTTCAATCCCGATTGGTGGCCGCCGCACCTGAACCAGTACGGGATGCTGAAGCTCATCCGCATCAATGAGGAAGGCAGCTATATCGACGGCTGCCGGATCTCCGACGTGAAGCTGTCCGATATCAACCTCGATTACAAGAGCGATCTCAACTTCCGTATCGAAGTCGGAGAGAAGTCGAAGAACAAGCGCGGCATGACGATCTACGGCAAAAACTTCGGCAACTACAACCAGGATCTGCTGGTCCGCGTGATGTACACGGAGCGGGATATCGACTAG
- a CDS encoding family 43 glycosylhydrolase, whose product MGLSLLAAGCSQAGGNTPGASEGKSGAKEEAIEWNNPLVEQRADPFVMRHTDGYYYFTASVPEYDRIEVRRAKTLGELAKAETVTVWQKHESGPMSKHIWAPEIHHIDGKWYIYFAAARTNAPFDHRIYVLENASANPLEGTWTEKGQLKTDWESFALDATTFEHKGTRYLVWAQKDPSIYGNSNLYIAPMANPWTLGGRQVLISQPEYDWEQIGFWVNEGAAVIKHDGRLFMTYSASATDANYAVGLLTASESADLLDPKAWTKSEKPVFATSEENGQYGPGHNSFTVSPDGKRDIMVYHARSYKEITGDPLYDPNRHARAKYVTWNADGTPNFGVPLPDTKQEK is encoded by the coding sequence ATGGGACTGTCGCTGCTTGCGGCAGGCTGCAGCCAGGCTGGGGGAAATACGCCGGGGGCGTCCGAAGGGAAGTCCGGCGCCAAGGAGGAGGCTATCGAGTGGAACAACCCGCTCGTGGAGCAGAGGGCGGATCCCTTCGTTATGCGTCACACGGACGGATACTACTACTTCACGGCCTCGGTGCCGGAGTATGACCGCATTGAAGTCAGGCGGGCCAAGACGCTTGGAGAGCTGGCGAAGGCGGAAACAGTCACCGTCTGGCAGAAGCATGAGAGCGGGCCGATGAGCAAGCATATTTGGGCGCCGGAGATTCATCACATTGACGGTAAATGGTATATCTACTTTGCGGCGGCGCGGACGAATGCGCCGTTCGACCACCGGATCTATGTGCTCGAGAACGCTTCGGCCAATCCGCTTGAAGGCACATGGACCGAGAAGGGGCAGCTCAAAACGGACTGGGAGTCGTTCGCGCTGGATGCGACCACCTTCGAGCACAAGGGCACCCGCTATCTGGTCTGGGCCCAGAAGGATCCGTCCATCTACGGGAACAGCAACCTGTATATTGCCCCGATGGCGAATCCTTGGACGCTGGGCGGCCGGCAGGTTCTAATCTCGCAGCCGGAGTATGACTGGGAGCAGATCGGCTTCTGGGTGAACGAAGGGGCGGCGGTCATCAAGCATGACGGGCGTCTGTTCATGACTTATTCGGCCAGCGCCACCGATGCCAACTATGCGGTGGGCCTGCTGACCGCGTCCGAATCGGCGGATCTCCTCGATCCGAAGGCGTGGACCAAATCGGAGAAGCCGGTCTTCGCCACCAGCGAGGAGAACGGGCAGTACGGCCCGGGGCACAACTCGTTCACGGTCTCGCCGGACGGGAAGCGGGATATTATGGTGTACCATGCGCGCAGCTACAAAGAGATCACGGGTGACCCGCTCTATGATCCGAACCGCCATGCCCGCGCGAAGTATGTCACGTGGAATGCGGACGGGACGCCGAACTTTGGCGTGCCGCTGCCGGATACGAAGCAAGAGAAGTAA
- a CDS encoding transposase yields MYTIRQEELFSLQELMEMAPENKYSIVFKTLDLLPALRVLNKRTHRGRPEELNYAAMVYAMLIGTIERIPTTKDLLKRLRTNEEFRRTCRFRGSDAIPSEASFSRLYTKLADSGVLWELQRQVISLAAAAGFVSPSFISFDSTHVEAEERQPRKEQEVESKAESNEQPVLEMEHSPSTSAKRLEDPRKKYKRGAPTKAEAERRRLEREAWEASLPLFERKLEDMLPYTFEQLKPLIPIHPSTSSKKGSNGKLMWWHGYKLHILADSKGHYILSALFSSAHVNDGRLAIPLLKKFQTDFPDWKVKHALADAGYDVMAVYKQVRSLGAWPLIDYNERAKKPPEGLNENFHPVCQEGHSYVYDSFDAKNKSLKFTRPQECKACPLEKSGRCQRVYKIKVEKDLRRFTVPARGSKSYKKIYKKRTTVERIFAYLKGYYGLGASRKRGKRAEVDAALSVLSYTLCQYAVDCMRQKQQKQAA; encoded by the coding sequence TTGTATACTATTCGTCAAGAAGAGCTGTTTTCCCTGCAAGAGCTTATGGAAATGGCACCAGAAAATAAATACAGCATCGTTTTCAAAACGCTTGACCTCTTACCTGCACTGCGCGTGCTCAACAAGAGAACGCACAGAGGCCGGCCAGAAGAGCTGAACTATGCGGCCATGGTATACGCTATGCTCATTGGGACCATTGAACGTATTCCGACCACAAAAGATTTGCTGAAGCGCTTGCGGACAAATGAAGAGTTCCGCAGGACTTGCCGTTTTCGCGGATCCGACGCTATTCCTAGTGAAGCTTCATTTTCACGGTTGTATACAAAACTCGCCGACTCCGGTGTGCTGTGGGAGCTGCAGCGCCAAGTCATTTCCCTCGCCGCTGCGGCGGGATTCGTCTCTCCCAGTTTTATTAGCTTTGACTCCACCCATGTAGAGGCAGAGGAACGCCAACCGCGTAAAGAACAGGAAGTGGAATCGAAGGCCGAGTCTAACGAACAACCTGTCCTTGAAATGGAACACTCCCCATCCACCAGCGCTAAGCGTCTGGAAGACCCGCGGAAGAAATATAAAAGGGGTGCGCCTACGAAGGCAGAGGCGGAGCGCCGCCGTTTGGAAAGAGAAGCATGGGAAGCTTCTTTGCCCCTGTTCGAACGTAAACTCGAGGATATGCTCCCTTACACATTTGAGCAGCTCAAACCGCTGATTCCTATACATCCAAGTACGAGCAGTAAAAAAGGCTCCAATGGAAAACTCATGTGGTGGCATGGATACAAACTGCATATTCTCGCAGACAGTAAAGGGCATTACATTTTGAGCGCCCTCTTCAGTTCCGCTCACGTAAATGACGGACGGCTGGCGATTCCGCTGCTAAAGAAGTTTCAAACCGATTTTCCTGACTGGAAGGTCAAACACGCCTTGGCTGATGCTGGATATGATGTTATGGCCGTCTACAAACAAGTAAGGAGCTTGGGAGCCTGGCCTCTAATTGACTATAACGAGCGAGCGAAAAAGCCGCCGGAAGGATTGAATGAGAATTTTCACCCGGTGTGTCAGGAAGGGCACTCTTACGTATATGACAGCTTCGATGCCAAGAACAAAAGCTTAAAATTCACTAGGCCCCAAGAGTGCAAAGCATGCCCGCTAGAAAAAAGCGGCAGGTGTCAAAGGGTCTATAAAATCAAGGTAGAGAAGGATCTCAGACGATTTACCGTACCAGCCAGGGGCAGTAAATCTTACAAAAAAATATACAAGAAACGGACAACGGTTGAGCGAATCTTTGCCTATCTGAAGGGTTACTACGGACTGGGGGCGTCTAGGAAGCGCGGTAAAAGAGCTGAGGTTGACGCCGCCCTGAGTGTTCTTAGCTACACGCTTTGTCAATATGCTGTTGATTGCATGCGCCAAAAACAACAAAAACAGGCAGCCTAA
- a CDS encoding carbohydrate ABC transporter permease, with protein sequence MPQTKSWSVQSVLLLLLFAAIAVFTLFPIYALFLASFKPSQELLRYGLNLRFDTELMSLKNYAFIFSGDASNYFGWYTNSLVITVLATLLCLLFSSMVGYGLAVYDFKGRNLIFVLVLIVMMVPVEIILLPLYKLIIGLRMMDSIWGVILPFMVAPLPIFFFRQYAEGLPKDFLDAGRIDGCSEYGIFFRLMAPLMAPAFGAMAILQGMGAWNNFLWPLIVLKSNEKFTLPIGLATLLTPYGNNYDILIAGSVLAILPILILFIFFQRFFVSGLTVGGVKG encoded by the coding sequence GTGCCTCAGACTAAATCCTGGTCCGTTCAATCGGTCCTTCTTCTCTTGTTGTTCGCCGCTATCGCCGTCTTTACCCTGTTCCCGATCTATGCGCTCTTCCTGGCTTCGTTCAAGCCATCGCAGGAGCTGCTCCGCTACGGTCTCAATCTCCGGTTCGATACGGAACTCATGAGCCTCAAAAACTATGCGTTCATCTTCTCCGGCGATGCGAGCAACTACTTCGGATGGTATACGAACTCGCTGGTCATTACGGTCCTGGCGACGCTGCTCTGCCTTCTGTTCTCCTCGATGGTAGGCTACGGGCTCGCAGTATACGATTTTAAAGGCCGGAACCTGATCTTCGTCCTGGTGCTCATCGTCATGATGGTGCCTGTAGAGATCATCTTGCTTCCGCTTTACAAGCTGATCATCGGTCTGAGAATGATGGACAGCATCTGGGGGGTTATCCTCCCGTTCATGGTAGCTCCGCTGCCGATCTTCTTCTTCCGCCAGTATGCGGAAGGACTGCCGAAGGATTTCCTGGATGCAGGGCGGATTGACGGCTGCTCCGAGTACGGCATTTTCTTCCGGCTGATGGCTCCGCTTATGGCTCCGGCGTTCGGGGCGATGGCGATCCTGCAGGGGATGGGCGCATGGAACAACTTCCTGTGGCCGCTCATCGTGCTCAAGTCCAACGAGAAGTTCACACTGCCGATCGGTCTTGCGACGCTGCTTACCCCTTACGGGAACAACTACGATATTCTGATCGCAGGCTCTGTCTTGGCCATTCTGCCGATTCTCATCCTGTTCATCTTCTTCCAGCGGTTCTTCGTCTCCGGTCTGACCGTTGGCGGTGTGAAGGGATAA
- a CDS encoding family 43 glycosylhydrolase gives MITSYKLRNPLIEQRADPWIYKHTDGFYYFTASVPEYDRLEIRRSETIEGLTSAEPVVVWRKYDTGPMSANIWAPEIHYVQGKWYIYFAAAKTTETVEGLFDHRMFVLECDAENPLEGEWIEKGQLKTDWESFSLDATSFEHNGTQYLVWAQRDPEIPGNSNLYIAAMSNPWTIIGPQVMLTKPEYDWEVIGFLVNEGAAVIKKNGKIFISYSASATDHHYCMGLLSASETADLLDPASWTKSPVPVFQTSEENGQYGPGHNSFTVAEDGVTDLLVFHARSYKEIVGDPLYDPNRHTRVQVLEWNADGTPNFGVPLPDTKEE, from the coding sequence ATGATTACTTCTTACAAGCTCCGCAATCCCTTGATCGAGCAGCGCGCGGATCCGTGGATCTATAAGCATACGGACGGCTTCTATTACTTTACGGCCTCCGTACCGGAGTATGACCGCCTTGAGATCAGAAGATCGGAGACGATCGAAGGACTCACCTCTGCCGAACCTGTCGTGGTGTGGAGAAAATACGACACCGGTCCGATGAGCGCGAACATTTGGGCTCCGGAAATTCATTACGTTCAGGGCAAATGGTACATCTATTTCGCAGCCGCCAAGACGACCGAAACCGTAGAGGGTCTGTTCGACCACCGGATGTTTGTCCTGGAGTGTGATGCAGAGAACCCGCTCGAAGGCGAATGGATCGAGAAGGGCCAGCTCAAGACCGACTGGGAATCGTTCTCCCTCGACGCGACTTCGTTCGAACACAATGGCACGCAGTACCTGGTCTGGGCACAGAGAGATCCGGAGATCCCGGGCAACTCCAACCTGTACATCGCCGCCATGAGCAATCCGTGGACGATCATCGGTCCGCAGGTGATGCTGACCAAGCCTGAGTACGATTGGGAAGTCATCGGGTTCCTCGTGAATGAAGGCGCTGCCGTGATCAAGAAGAACGGCAAAATCTTCATCAGCTACTCCGCCAGCGCCACCGACCATCACTACTGCATGGGCCTGCTTTCCGCTTCGGAAACCGCAGATCTGCTTGATCCGGCTTCCTGGACGAAGTCTCCCGTACCGGTATTCCAGACGTCGGAAGAGAACGGGCAGTACGGTCCGGGCCACAATTCCTTCACGGTCGCCGAGGACGGCGTAACCGACCTGCTCGTATTCCATGCGCGCAGCTACAAGGAGATCGTAGGAGATCCGCTGTACGATCCGAACCGCCATACCCGCGTACAAGTGCTGGAGTGGAATGCCGACGGAACGCCGAACTTCGGAGTACCGCTGCCGGACACGAAGGAAGAGTAG
- a CDS encoding ArsR/SmtB family transcription factor, with protein sequence MLYIKDLRSGLPIFKALGSDIRLAILDLLAQHQSLNLNDLAKALQLTNGAITMHIKKLEESGLIEVTTAVGRHGIQKLCYLSEEKLMVDLRSKELENLYEVEIKVGHYSDYQASPTCGLATKDSIVGDFDDPRYFADPGRIDAQMVWLTEGYLEYRIPNYIKAHQTFKEIQFSMELSSEAPGYNNNYPSDIFFYLNGHEIGSWTCPGDFGDVRGKYNPDWWPPHVNQYGMLKLIRITEDGSYIDGCRISDVTLAQIGIDDKSDLQFRIEVGEKSRNRKGLTLYGKHFGNYKQDLLVRVLYSEPYAS encoded by the coding sequence ATGCTCTATATCAAAGATTTGCGCTCCGGTCTGCCGATCTTCAAGGCGCTCGGTTCGGACATCCGGCTTGCGATATTGGACCTGCTTGCCCAGCATCAGAGCCTGAATCTGAACGATCTTGCGAAAGCGCTTCAACTGACCAACGGAGCCATTACCATGCACATCAAAAAGTTGGAGGAAAGCGGACTCATCGAGGTGACCACTGCCGTCGGCCGCCACGGCATCCAGAAGCTCTGCTACCTCAGCGAAGAGAAGCTGATGGTCGATCTGCGGAGCAAGGAGCTGGAGAACCTGTATGAGGTCGAGATCAAGGTGGGCCACTACAGTGATTACCAGGCCTCCCCCACCTGCGGGCTCGCCACCAAGGACAGCATTGTCGGGGATTTTGACGATCCCCGTTATTTTGCGGATCCCGGACGGATCGATGCCCAGATGGTATGGCTGACCGAAGGCTATCTCGAGTACCGGATTCCCAACTATATCAAAGCGCACCAAACCTTCAAAGAAATTCAATTCTCGATGGAGCTCAGCTCGGAGGCGCCCGGCTACAACAACAACTATCCGTCGGATATCTTCTTCTACCTTAACGGCCATGAGATCGGAAGCTGGACCTGCCCGGGCGACTTCGGCGATGTGCGGGGCAAGTACAATCCGGACTGGTGGCCGCCCCATGTGAACCAGTACGGCATGCTGAAGCTCATCCGCATCACGGAGGACGGAAGCTATATCGACGGCTGCCGCATCTCCGACGTAACGCTGGCCCAGATCGGCATCGATGACAAGAGCGACCTGCAGTTCCGTATCGAGGTCGGCGAGAAGTCGAGGAACCGCAAGGGGCTTACCCTGTACGGCAAGCACTTTGGCAATTACAAACAGGATCTCCTGGTACGGGTCCTGTATTCCGAGCCGTATGCATCGTGA
- a CDS encoding LLM class flavin-dependent oxidoreductase → MSSPRSQLHLNLFLAPLGHHEAAWRHPGSEPRRLTEFALYQEIVRKAEAAKLDSIFLADRVAASPESLRHGAVGGLEPLTLLSALSVVTSRIGLIGTVSTSFNEPFNLARRLASLDHLSGGRAGWNIITSGTDGEARNFGLHEIPGHAVRYERAREFLEVAVKLWDSWEDDAVLADQAAGLFADTSKVHPVRHEGTYFRVDGPLNLQRSPQGRPLLVQAGSSEDGRSFASEYAEAIFTAQQTLADAQAFYADVKARAARFGRDPQTVKILPGICPVIGDTEEEAREKEARLHELSNPQHSLLQLSNRLGIDLTGYPLDAPFPELPEPEAVRGHQSRARLIAELARSEGLTLRGLLERLAGGRGHRTFTGTPVQVADQLEAWFRGGAADGFNVMPQLTHEGLPDFLDKVVPELQRRGLFRTEYSGSTLREHYRLPRPASLYAAKPAPSLPG, encoded by the coding sequence ATGAGTTCACCCCGTTCCCAGCTTCACTTGAATCTCTTTCTTGCTCCGCTCGGGCATCATGAGGCCGCCTGGCGTCATCCGGGCTCCGAGCCGCGGCGGCTGACGGAGTTCGCTCTGTACCAGGAGATCGTCCGGAAGGCGGAAGCGGCCAAACTCGACTCGATCTTCCTGGCCGACCGGGTCGCCGCTTCCCCTGAAAGCCTGCGGCATGGCGCCGTCGGCGGGCTGGAGCCGCTCACGCTGCTGTCCGCGCTGTCGGTCGTCACCTCCCGCATCGGTCTGATCGGCACCGTATCGACGTCTTTCAACGAGCCGTTCAATCTGGCGCGCCGCCTGGCGTCTCTGGACCACCTCAGCGGCGGCCGGGCCGGCTGGAACATCATTACCTCGGGCACGGACGGGGAAGCGCGCAACTTCGGCCTGCACGAGATTCCAGGCCACGCCGTGCGCTATGAACGCGCCAGGGAGTTCCTTGAGGTGGCGGTCAAGCTGTGGGACAGCTGGGAGGACGATGCCGTTCTCGCGGACCAGGCCGCCGGCCTGTTCGCCGACACCAGCAAAGTCCACCCCGTCCGCCATGAAGGCACCTACTTTCGGGTTGACGGCCCTCTGAACCTGCAGCGCTCCCCGCAGGGACGCCCGCTCCTCGTACAGGCCGGCTCCTCGGAGGACGGCCGGAGCTTCGCCTCGGAATACGCGGAAGCGATCTTCACGGCGCAGCAGACGCTGGCCGACGCGCAGGCCTTCTACGCCGACGTCAAGGCGCGGGCGGCCCGCTTCGGGCGCGATCCGCAGACGGTGAAGATCCTGCCGGGCATCTGCCCTGTGATCGGCGATACCGAAGAAGAGGCCCGCGAGAAGGAAGCCCGCCTCCACGAGCTCTCGAACCCGCAGCACAGCCTGCTGCAGCTCTCGAACCGGCTCGGTATCGACCTGACGGGCTATCCGCTCGACGCCCCGTTCCCCGAGCTGCCGGAGCCCGAGGCGGTCCGCGGCCACCAGAGCCGCGCCCGCCTCATCGCCGAGCTGGCCCGCAGCGAAGGCCTGACCCTGCGGGGGCTGCTCGAGCGCCTCGCCGGCGGCCGCGGCCACCGGACCTTCACGGGCACGCCCGTCCAGGTGGCCGACCAGCTCGAAGCCTGGTTCCGCGGCGGCGCGGCCGACGGCTTCAACGTCATGCCCCAGCTCACGCATGAGGGGCTGCCGGACTTCCTGGACAAGGTCGTCCCCGAGCTCCAGCGCCGCGGGTTGTTCCGCACGGAATACAGCGGCTCCACCCTCCGCGAGCATTATAGGCTCCCCCGCCCGGCCAGCCTCTATGCGGCCAAGCCCGCTCCCTCCCTTCCCGGCTGA
- a CDS encoding carbohydrate ABC transporter permease: MKNHTVAIQAVEKKRSGSLAYNQRLAPYVFVAPFLITFILFFAYPVASTVLMSFQEVLPGQTKFIGFDNYKKLLNPTFYKAIANSAKYTVLTLLVLIPLPLVLAVFLNSTFMRGKNFFRSTLFVPALTSVVVAGTVFKLVFSELDSALANTFIGFFGIESQKWLGQSSTALLVLVLLATWRWLGVNIIYFLSGLQSIPTELYESADIDGANTWDKFVKITLPLLKPVTIYVLTISIYAGFAMFTESYMLYNGNRSPKDMGLTIVGYIYQQGLEKNNLGLGSAIGLTLLGITMFINLVQLKITGQFRKGD; the protein is encoded by the coding sequence GTGAAGAACCATACTGTAGCTATTCAAGCCGTAGAGAAGAAGCGGAGTGGCAGCCTGGCTTATAACCAGCGACTAGCTCCCTACGTGTTTGTGGCGCCCTTTCTCATCACGTTCATTTTGTTTTTCGCGTATCCGGTTGCTTCAACCGTCCTGATGAGCTTCCAGGAAGTGCTGCCGGGCCAGACCAAATTCATCGGCTTCGACAACTACAAGAAACTGCTTAACCCTACGTTCTACAAAGCGATTGCGAACAGTGCGAAGTACACGGTGCTTACCCTGCTCGTCCTGATTCCACTGCCTTTGGTGCTTGCGGTCTTCCTTAATTCCACTTTCATGCGAGGCAAAAATTTCTTCCGTTCCACGCTCTTCGTGCCTGCACTTACCTCCGTTGTAGTAGCCGGTACGGTATTCAAGCTGGTATTCAGTGAACTTGACAGCGCACTTGCGAATACGTTCATCGGTTTCTTTGGAATCGAATCGCAAAAATGGCTTGGACAGTCCTCGACAGCCCTGCTCGTGCTCGTTCTGCTGGCGACATGGCGGTGGCTCGGCGTCAATATCATATATTTCCTCTCCGGCCTGCAGAGCATCCCGACGGAACTGTATGAATCTGCGGATATCGACGGTGCGAACACCTGGGATAAATTCGTGAAGATCACGCTTCCGCTGCTCAAGCCGGTTACCATCTACGTACTTACGATCTCCATCTATGCCGGTTTCGCCATGTTCACCGAGAGCTACATGCTCTATAACGGCAACCGTTCGCCGAAGGATATGGGACTGACGATCGTCGGTTACATTTATCAGCAGGGTCTCGAGAAGAACAACCTCGGTCTCGGCTCCGCCATCGGTCTGACACTGCTCGGCATCACGATGTTCATCAACCTGGTTCAGCTCAAAATCACCGGACAATTCCGGAAGGGGGACTAA
- a CDS encoding ABC transporter substrate-binding protein codes for MKKAHGLMLATTLLLSSLATACSSGGETAKPDANAGGAAAGGKTKLQFWTFNELHQKYFVSMAEAWNKAHPDKAIQLEASTLPFDDMHNKLLVALQSGTGAPDISDIEISKFPNYLKGTPQLAELNTVVEPELKNIVKSRVDIYSKDGKYYGIDYHVGASVIYYNKEMLDKAGVNPDSITTWDEFYEAGKKVVAATGKPMITFEATDPFSFWPMIAQQGSDITDKDGKVTLDNEKNIAVLQYMQKLVKEKIAIVAPGGFHHAEEYYGFMNKAGAASIAMPMWYMGRFTDYMPDLKGKLVIKPMPAWTKGGNRSVGMGGTGTAVTAQSKNKELAAEFLAFAKLSKEANIQIWKQLGFDPIRTEVWTAPELKEDNKFTQYFGKDIFDVMIEIKDEIGPINVNEKMPEVNDELKKTTLFKALNDMEDPAKVLKESADQLRK; via the coding sequence ATGAAAAAAGCACATGGTCTTATGCTCGCAACGACTCTGCTCCTCAGCTCTCTGGCAACGGCCTGCTCTTCCGGCGGCGAAACGGCGAAGCCTGACGCGAATGCGGGCGGCGCGGCAGCCGGCGGCAAGACGAAGCTCCAGTTCTGGACCTTCAACGAGCTGCACCAGAAGTACTTCGTGAGCATGGCGGAAGCTTGGAACAAGGCGCACCCGGACAAAGCGATCCAGCTCGAAGCGAGCACGCTGCCGTTCGACGATATGCACAACAAGCTTCTGGTAGCGCTTCAGTCCGGTACCGGTGCTCCGGATATCTCTGACATCGAGATCAGTAAGTTCCCGAACTACCTGAAGGGCACGCCGCAGCTCGCCGAGCTGAACACGGTGGTGGAGCCGGAGCTGAAGAACATCGTCAAATCGCGTGTGGATATTTACTCCAAAGACGGCAAGTACTACGGTATCGACTATCATGTTGGCGCTTCCGTTATCTACTATAATAAAGAAATGCTCGACAAAGCCGGCGTGAACCCGGACAGCATCACGACCTGGGATGAGTTCTACGAAGCGGGCAAGAAGGTTGTAGCGGCGACAGGCAAACCGATGATCACCTTCGAAGCGACGGATCCGTTCTCCTTCTGGCCGATGATCGCGCAGCAGGGCTCCGACATTACGGACAAGGACGGCAAGGTCACGCTCGACAACGAGAAGAACATCGCAGTCCTGCAGTACATGCAGAAGCTTGTGAAGGAGAAGATCGCCATCGTGGCACCGGGCGGCTTCCACCATGCTGAAGAGTACTACGGCTTCATGAACAAAGCGGGCGCCGCTTCCATCGCGATGCCGATGTGGTACATGGGCCGCTTCACGGACTACATGCCTGACCTGAAGGGCAAGCTGGTCATCAAGCCGATGCCGGCTTGGACCAAGGGCGGCAACCGTTCGGTAGGTATGGGCGGTACGGGTACGGCGGTAACGGCGCAGTCCAAGAACAAGGAACTGGCAGCCGAATTCCTCGCCTTCGCGAAGCTTTCCAAGGAAGCGAACATCCAGATCTGGAAGCAGCTCGGCTTCGACCCGATCCGTACGGAAGTATGGACAGCTCCGGAGCTGAAGGAAGACAACAAGTTCACGCAGTACTTCGGTAAGGACATCTTCGACGTAATGATCGAAATCAAGGACGAGATCGGACCGATCAACGTCAATGAGAAAATGCCAGAAGTAAACGACGAGCTCAAGAAGACGACGCTCTTCAAGGCTCTGAACGATATGGAAGATCCGGCGAAAGTACTGAAGGAATCCGCTGATCAGCTGAGAAAATAA